Proteins found in one Phocoena sinus isolate mPhoSin1 chromosome 19, mPhoSin1.pri, whole genome shotgun sequence genomic segment:
- the HSPBP1 gene encoding hsp70-binding protein 1 isoform X1, with translation MANQGSGSSRLPLALPPASQGCSSGGSGSSAGGSGNPPPPRNLQGLLQMAITAGSEEPDLPPEPMSEERRQWLQEAMSAAFRGQREEVEQMKNCLRVLSQPTTPSAGEAELAADQQEREGALELLADLCENMDNAADFCQLSGMHLLVGRYLEAGPAGLRWRAAQLIGTCSQNVAAIQEQVLGLGALRKLLRLLDRDPCDAVRVKALFAISCLVREQEAGLLQFLRLDGFSVLMRAMQQQVQKLKVKSAFLLQNLLVGHPEHKGTLCSMGMVQQLVALVRTEHSPFHEHVLGALCSLVTDFPQGVRECREPELGLEELLRHRCQLLQQHEEYQEELEFCEKLLQTCFSTPTDDSMDR, from the exons ATGGCGAACCAAGGCTCCGGGAGCAGTCGTCTTCCCCTGGCGctgcccccagcctcccaggGTTGCTCGTCAGGGGGCAGCGGCTCCTCCGCGGGCGGCTCCGGCAATCCCCCGCCACCGCGAAACCTCCAAGGTCTGCTGCAGATGGCCATCACGGCGGGCTCTGAAGAGCCAGACCTCCCTCCAGAACCCATGAGTGAGGAG AGGCGCCAGTGGCTGCAGGAGGCCATGTCGGCTGCCTTCCGGGGCCAGCGGGAAGAGGTGGAGCAGATGAAGAACTGCCTCCGAGTGCTGTCCCAGCCCACAACCCCCTCAGCTGGTGAGGCTGAACTGGCTGCTGACCAGCAAGAGCGCGAGGGGGCCCTGGAGCTGCTGGCCGACCTGTGCGAGAACATGGACAACGCTGCAG ACTTCTGCCAGCTGTCCGGCATGCACCTGCTGGTGGGCCGCTACCTGGAGGCGGGGCCTGCGGGGCTGCGGTGGCGGGCGGCGCAGCTCATCGGCACGTGCAGCCAGAACGTGGCAGCCATCCAGGAGCAGGTGCTGGGCCTTGGCGCACTGCGCAAGCTGCTGCGCCTGCTGGATCGGGACCCCTGCGATGCTGTGCGCGTCAAGGCCCTCTTTGCCATCTCCT gcctggtcCGGGAGCAGGAGGCTGGGCTGCTGCAGTTCCTCCGCCTGGACGGCTTCTCTGTGTTGATGCGGGCCATGCAGCAGCAGGTGCAAAAGCTCAAGGTCAAGTCGGCGTTCCTGCTGCAGAACCTGCTGGTGGGCCACCCTGAACACAAAG GGACCCTGTGCTCCATGGGCATGGTCCAGCAGCTGGTGGCCCTCGTCCGAACAGAACACAGTCCCTTCCATGAGCACGTGCTTGGAGCCCTGTGCAG CTTGGTGACGGACTTCCCCCAGGGTGTGCGGGAGTGCCGGGAGCCCGAGCTGGGCCTGGAGGAGCTTCTGCGGCACCGGTGCCAGCTGCTGCAGCAGCACGAGGAGTACCAG GAGGAGCTGGAGTTCTGCGAAAAGTTGCTACAGACCTGTTTCTCCACCCCGACGGACGACAGCATGGATCGGTGA
- the HSPBP1 gene encoding hsp70-binding protein 1 isoform X2 — MANQGSGSSRLPLALPPASQGCSSGGSGSSAGGSGNPPPPRNLQGLLQMAITAGSEEPDLPPEPMSEERRQWLQEAMSAAFRGQREEVEQMKNCLRVLSQPTTPSAGEAELAADQQEREGALELLADLCENMDNAAGLVREQEAGLLQFLRLDGFSVLMRAMQQQVQKLKVKSAFLLQNLLVGHPEHKGTLCSMGMVQQLVALVRTEHSPFHEHVLGALCSLVTDFPQGVRECREPELGLEELLRHRCQLLQQHEEYQEELEFCEKLLQTCFSTPTDDSMDR, encoded by the exons ATGGCGAACCAAGGCTCCGGGAGCAGTCGTCTTCCCCTGGCGctgcccccagcctcccaggGTTGCTCGTCAGGGGGCAGCGGCTCCTCCGCGGGCGGCTCCGGCAATCCCCCGCCACCGCGAAACCTCCAAGGTCTGCTGCAGATGGCCATCACGGCGGGCTCTGAAGAGCCAGACCTCCCTCCAGAACCCATGAGTGAGGAG AGGCGCCAGTGGCTGCAGGAGGCCATGTCGGCTGCCTTCCGGGGCCAGCGGGAAGAGGTGGAGCAGATGAAGAACTGCCTCCGAGTGCTGTCCCAGCCCACAACCCCCTCAGCTGGTGAGGCTGAACTGGCTGCTGACCAGCAAGAGCGCGAGGGGGCCCTGGAGCTGCTGGCCGACCTGTGCGAGAACATGGACAACGCTGCAG gcctggtcCGGGAGCAGGAGGCTGGGCTGCTGCAGTTCCTCCGCCTGGACGGCTTCTCTGTGTTGATGCGGGCCATGCAGCAGCAGGTGCAAAAGCTCAAGGTCAAGTCGGCGTTCCTGCTGCAGAACCTGCTGGTGGGCCACCCTGAACACAAAG GGACCCTGTGCTCCATGGGCATGGTCCAGCAGCTGGTGGCCCTCGTCCGAACAGAACACAGTCCCTTCCATGAGCACGTGCTTGGAGCCCTGTGCAG CTTGGTGACGGACTTCCCCCAGGGTGTGCGGGAGTGCCGGGAGCCCGAGCTGGGCCTGGAGGAGCTTCTGCGGCACCGGTGCCAGCTGCTGCAGCAGCACGAGGAGTACCAG GAGGAGCTGGAGTTCTGCGAAAAGTTGCTACAGACCTGTTTCTCCACCCCGACGGACGACAGCATGGATCGGTGA